Genomic DNA from Thermotoga petrophila RKU-1:
TTACGGCTATTCCAAACTCCTGATCGAGAATGTGAGCCACATCGTGCGGGTGTATTCCCTTTACATTGAACGAGACTATCCCGTGCTGTCTTTCGTCGAGTGGGCCGTAGATTTCTACTCCGCCGATTTTCATCATCTCTTTCAAGGCCATCTGAGTGAGCTGTTCTATCTTTTCATGAACTGAATCGAAACCCGTTTCTTTCAAATACCTCAAGGCTTCCCTGGATGCGACTATATCCGCTATGTTTGGAGTTCCCGCTTCGAACTTGTAAGGTAATTCGTTGAATGTGACGTCTTCGAGGGACACTCTGTCGATCATCTCTCCGCCGTAGAGAAACGGTTCCATCTGTTCCATCAGCTCTCTCTTTCCGTAAAGCACACCCACACCGGTGGGACCGAGCATCTTGTGGAGTGAAAAGGCAAGAAAATCTACTCCTATCTCCTTCGGTTTCACCGGTTCATGAGGTATCAGTTGAGCACCATCCAGGAGAATGATGGAATTAGGAAAGACGTTTCTCAGCTCTTCAACGGGTATTCTTTGACCGGTCACGTTGGAAAGGCCTGTTATGGCAACGACTTTCGGGTTTTTGTCTCTGTGTTTCAACAGGTCATCCATCTCGAGTGTTCCGAATCTTCCCGAGGGCTTGATGAAGTCGATCCTGTACCCATGGAGTTTCGAAAGTCTGAGCCAGGGGACAAAGTTCGCGTGGTGTTCCAGAAGGGAAACCAGAACCAGATCGTCCTCTTTCAATATGCCACTCCTCAGAAGGGACACCACAGCGAGATTTATGGCCATGGTGGTGCCCGAGGTGAAGATTATCTCCTCTGGAGAAGCACCTAAAAACTCTGCGAACTCCTCCCTGGTTTCCTCGAATTCGGTGGTGGCACGCACAGCGAGAGTGTGAACCGCTCTGTGAACGTTCGCGTAGCTGTTGTAGTAGAATTCTTCCAGCTTTTTCACGACCTGTTTTGGCTTCAGTGTAGTGGCTGCGCTGTCCAGATAAACGATCCTTTTTCCGTTAATCTTCATCTTCAGGGTGGGAAAGTCTTCATACAATCTTGTTGACAACACCTTCTACCTCTCCCTTCACCGACTCGTCCAGTTCGTCGAGCAGCTCGTTGAACACCCCTCGCACGATCAATTTCTTGGATTCTATCTCATCAACGCCTCTGGTCATCAGATAGAAGAGTTCGTCTTCATCGAGAGAGGAAGAACTCGCAGAGTGTGAAGCGGTGACATCGTTCTCGTCCACCCAGAGACTCGGAATGGCATCCATTCGGGCGTCTGGAGAGAGAACGAGTGTGTGTTCTGTTTCTTCTGCGACGATGTTCTTAGAACCTCTTTTCACATCCAGGATTCCACGGAAAACGATCTTTCCAGCGCCATCCACTACACCATTTCCCTTCAGCTTTCCTTCGGCGTCCTCTCCCTCAAATCTCATGAGGTAGAGCAAATCGGTTATTCCTGATCCATTCTGGTAGAAGAAGGATTTTATATCGGCTTTGCTCGATTTGTTCAATTTCACAAGGATATGCCCGGTTTTTCTGTAACCGAACGCTTTGAAATCCCTCAACACGAGTCTCGCACCTTCTTCGAGAACGATGAACACGTTGTCGAAAGAAAAATTCCCAAAAAAGTCCAGATTGAAGAACTTCAGCGATGCGTTCTTTTTCACCAGGATCCTCATCACCGTATTTCTGAATCGATCCGTGCTGGAGAGCTTGTAGATCTCCGCCTCTTTTTCGACGACCACGAGTACGTTTTCGATCCCGTCTCCGTCGAATCTCATCACGTGTTTTCCATCGCCGTATACTCTGAAATCCGTAAAGAACGTATCTCCAAGAAGAACGAATTTCCTGTGAGCACCTTCGAAGTCCAGCCTTTCAAGGAGCGAGATATCAACATCGAGGTCTATCCACTTGAAAGACAATTCTGGAAGAGACATACCATCGAGATTACACCTTTTCCATCTCGGAAATCCCCATTCTTTGTACTCCTGGTACTTCTTCTTTCTCCACTCTTTCAGAGGGCCACCGGTGTTCTCCAGGGCCTTTTCAAGCACTTCGTAGTCGTAATCGTTTTCGGAAAAAATCTGAGGAGTTTCCCAAACGACCGCTTTTTCACCGTCATGTTCTATCACCAGAGTCTTTTCCATAATGAACACCTCACCCTATGCTCTTCTCTATTTCCAGTTCGAGTAACTTGTTCAGCTCAACGGCGTACTCGAATGGAAGCTCTTTCACCACGGGTTCAACGAATCCTTTCACTATCATCGCCTTTGCTTCCTGTTCAGAGAGCCCCCTGCTCATGAGGTAGAAAATCTGGTCTTCCCCTATCCTTCCAATCCTCGCCTCGTGCCCGACGTCTGCCCTGTCTGTTTCCACTTCTATGATCGGAACGGTATCACTCTTCGATCGGTTGTCGAGCATCAAAGCCGCGCACTCAACGGAGGCCTTGCTCTTCACGGCTTCCTTTGTGATTTTCAAAAGGCCTCTGTAGAAAGCCCAGCCTCCACCGAGAGAAATGCTCTTTGCGCTGACGATCGAACTCGTGTATGGAGCGAGGTGAACAACCTTGGAACCGGTGTCCATGTGCTGTCCCGGTCCCGCGTAAGTGATGGACATGCTCTCTGCCCTTGCTCCTTTTCCCTTGAGTATGGTCATTGGATACAACATTGTCTTCTGACTTCCCAGTGAGCCCGAGACCCAGGTCATCGACCCTTCTTCGTCGACTATCGATCTCTTTGTGTTGAGGTTGTACGTGTTCTTGCTCCAGTTCTGAATGGTGAGGTACTTGACCTTTGCGCCTTTTTTGACGTATATTTCGACCATTCCAGCGTGAAGATTGATGATGTTGTACCTTGGAGCAGAACAACCCTCTATGAAGGTAACTTCACTGCCTTCTTCAGCGACTATGATGGTGTGCTCGAACTGCCCCATACCGGGATTGCTCATCAGAAAATACGCCTGAAGCGGCATGGGAATTTTCACACCCGCCGGGACGTACAAGAAGGTTCCACCGCTCCATATGGCTCCATGAAGAGCAGCGAACTTGTGATCGGTGATGGGGACGAGTTTCATGAAGTATTTCTTCACAAGATCGGGGTACTCCCTCACAGCGCTTTCCATATCGAGGAAGATAACGCCCATCTTTTCAAGCTCTTTCTTCATGTTCTGATAGACAATCTCCGAGTCGAGCTGAGCTCCCACACCCGCGAGGTACTTTCTTTCCGCTTCCGGTATCCCGAGTTTATCGAAAGCCTCTTTCACCTCTTCTGGAACTTCTTCCCAGGAGGTGCTCTTCTTCGCGTCGGGTTTTATGTAGGAGACTATCTTTCCGAGGTCGAGGCCGGATATGTCCACACCGAATCTGGGATTGTGCCACTCGTTGAACACTTTCAGTGATTCTAACCTGTGCTTTAACATCCACTCCGGTTCATCTTTCGCACGGGATATCTCTTTTATCAGCTTCTCGTCAAGACCGGGAGGTGCTTTGTAGGCGGTCTTCACCTTCGGCACGAAATTGAATCGTGAATCGTCAATTATCAGTCTTTCCATCATCTCACACCCTCCAGGGAGTAGCCCTTCTCTTCTATTTCGTCTGCCAGTTCCGGACCGCCGCTTGTGACTATACGTCCATCTACGTAAACGTGAACCTTATCTATTCTCTTCAAGTGATCGAGGAGTCTTTTGTAGTGCGTGATGATGAGAAGTGTCACTCCCTCTTCGTTCAGTCTAGCTATCAGATTTGCGATCAATCTCAACGCATCGACATCGAGACCCGAGTCTATCTCATCGAGGATGAGCAGTTTCGGTCGAAGGAAGAGACTCTGAAGGATCTCAGACCTTTTCTTTTCTCCACCGGAAAATCCGACGTTCAGGTACCTTTCTAGGAAATCCTTGTCTAAACCGAGTTTTTCAGCGGTTTCCTCGAGTTCTTTCCTCAACTCCAGGTAGTTTTTATCCTCTCCATGAATCCTCCGATGAGCTGTGATGAGAAACTGAGAAAGCTTCACTCCCTCAACTTCGTATGGATTCTGAAAAGTCATCATTATACCGAGTTTTGCTCTCTCATTTGGGGGCAGATCCTTTATGGAATTTCCTTCAAAAACGATGTCTCCTTCCGTCACAATGTATCTGGGATTTCCCATGATGACGTTCGCGAGGGTCGATTTTCCGCTACCGTTTGGACCCATGAGAACGTGGACTTCTCCCTTTTCTATCTCCAGATTCACGCCCTTCAATATTTCCTTGTCTTCGTCTCTCAGCTTCGCGTGCAGATTCACTATTCTGAGCATTTCGTTCCCTCCTCTTATGTTTTCCTAATTGATTATAACACACGTGCGGTTGTTATGAATAAGTTTTGATTTTTGTAAGGTTGAAATAATCTTTCTGACGATGTGGTATAATAAAAAAAGGAGCCGGGGTGGCGGAATTGGCAGACGCAGCGGACTTAAAATCCGCTGGGGTTCACAACCCCGTGTCGGTTCGAGTCCGATCCCCGGCACCACCCGGGCACCTCCAAAAAGGTGCCCTTCTTCTTTGAGGAGGGAGCGAACATGAGAGTTGAACTCCTCTTTGAAAGTGGAAAATGTGTGATAGATCTCAATGAGGAATACGAGGTCGTCAAATTGTTGAAGGAAAAAATTCCATTCGAAAGTGTCGTGAACACTTGGGGCGAGGAGATATACTTCTCAACTCCTGTGAACGTTCAGAAGATGGAAAACCCAAGGGAAGTAGTTGAAATAGGAGACGTTGGATACTGGCCTCCGGGAAAAGCGCTGTGTCTGTTCTTTGGGAAAACTCCCATGAGCGATGACAAAATTCAACCAGCGAGTGCTGTAAACGTGATAGGAAAGATCGTGGAAGGGCTGGAAGATCTGAAAAAAATAAAAGACGGCGAAAGAGTCGCCGTCAGATTTGCATCCTCATGATGTCTCTGTAAGCTTCCACGATTCTGTTTCTTACTTCGACGGTGAGCCTCAACGCTATGGAAGCCTTCTCGGCTTCTATTATAACCTCGTGTATGTTGCTTATCCTGCCCTGGGCGAAATCATCCGCTGCCTTCTCGGCTTTCTTCTGTATGTCGTTTACCTTTTCCAGGGCTTCTTTCAGCGCTTCTGAAAAGTTGTTTTCATTTTTCTTTTGAGTCTTTCCACTCTGGCTCAAAGGGCCGAGCCCCTCTATCCTGTCAACCATCACCCATTACCCCCTTCCTATCTGAAGGGCGCTGTTCACCATAGCCTTTGTCACATTGAAAGCCGCCACGTTCGCATCGTATGCTCTCTGCGCGTTTATTAGATCCACCATTTCTCTAACGATATTCACGTTGGGCATCCTCACGTATCCGTTCTCATCCGCGTCAGGGTGTGCGGGATCGTACACGAGTCTGAACGGTGAAGGGTCTTCCTCTATTTTTACAACTTTCACCCCAGCGCTTTCTATTTTACCATTTGGTGTTCTTCTCAGATACTCGGCGAACACAGGTACCTTCCTCCTGTAAGGTTCTCCTGTTTCAGTTCTGGTGGTTTCAGCGTTCGCTATGTTTGTTGAGACGATCTCGACTCTGAGTCTCTGAGCGGACATTCCAGTTGCGCTGATGTTCATGATCTCGAATTCGCTCATCATCTGACACCCCTCAGCACGGCATTGTACCTATCTATGTTCAGCGACATGAGTCTGGTGAGCACCTGATACCTGAGTCCATTCTTCACAAGCTGGACCATCTCGTAATCGATATCAACATTGTTTCCATCGTTTCTCATGGTGGTTGTGTTGTCCACAAGAACACGTGGTTCTACGACATTCTTTGAACCGATGAGGTGCTTTTCGTTTGTCTTCGAAAGCTTCAGTTTCATTTCTGATTCCTTCAAAAGTTCCTCGAATGCCACGTATTTTCTTTTGTAACCGGGTGTGCTCACATTTGCTATGTTCAGTGAGTGAACGTTCTGTCTCAAAAGAGCAACGTCCATCGCCTGTTTTAGCGTGTAGAAGTTCGTGTTGAACATCTTCACACCTCCACTATTACTTTTCTTCGACTGAGGCTCCAATTCCTAAAACTTCCTCTAGGTTGTTTTCTATGTCGTGTTCTATAAGCTTCGATATGATTTCGTCCAGGTCTCCATCGAGGATCTCCTGCAGTCTATAAGAAGTGTAGTTTATTCTATGATCCGTAACTCTGTTCTGGGGGAAGTTGTAAGTTCTGATTTTTTCGCTTCTCTCACCAGTTCCTATCTGTGATTTTCTCTTCTGCGAGATCTCCCTTTCTTTCTGTTCCTTCTGTAGCTGGTAGAGTCTTGCTCTGAGGATCCTCAGAGCGGTTTGTTTGTTCTGATACTGAGATCTTTCGTTCTGACACGAGACCACTATTCCCGTTGGAAGATGTGTGATCCTCACAGCGGATTCGGTCTTGTTGACGTACTGTCCACCGTGTCCCGATGCCCTGAAAGTTTCTATCTTCAAGTCTTCCGGCCTGATTTCTATATCCTTTTCTTCAATCTCTGGAAGAACGGCAACGGTAGCGGTGGACGTATGGATTCTCCCTCCAGACTCTGTAACAGGAACTCTCTGGACTCTATGGACACCGCTTTCGTACTTCAAAATACCGTAAGCGTTCTTTCCCTTCACAAAGAAGACCACTTCCCTTATTCCACCGAGATCCGTTTCGTGGATTTCAGCGACTTCGAGGTTCCAGCCTTTTCTTTCTGCGTACCTGGTGTACATTCTGAACAGATCCCGCGCGAAGAGAGCGGCTTCTTCTCCACCTGCGCCGGGTCTGATTTCTACGATTGCTTTATCACCCACTTCTGAAGAAAGAAGCAAGAGAAGTTCTTGATAGAGCTGATCGAGTTCTTTCTCGTACTTTTCTATCTCCAGTTCATTTTCTCCTTCTTCTCTCAAAAGTTCGATGAACTCTTGAGTTTCTTTTATTCTGTTTGTGATGTTCTCTATTTCTTCTATCTTTGCGTATTCCATCCCGTAGTTCTTCATCTGTTCGGGAGTCAGATCTGGCCTGGCGAGGAGCTTTTCGATCTCTTTTTTCTTTTCTTTCACTATCGAGGAGATCTTCTCTACGAGGGCTTCATTCCTAATCTTCGAGCCACCTCCTCCTGGTTCCTGGCAAACTGCAGAGCGGATTCTCTGGATATCTCTCCTTTGAGTGCGGCTTTCACGAGTGCGTCATCGAAGAGGACCATTCCGTGTCTCGCACCAGCCTGTATCAGAGATTCGAGCTGGTGGAGTTTGTTTTCTCTTATCAGGTTCCTCACGGCCGGAGTTCCCACCATGATCTCCAGGATCGGAGTGAAACCTATTCCGTTGGCTTTCGGTACAAGCCTCTGATAAATCACGGCGATCAAGGTGTTCGCGAGCTGAAGAGCGATCTGTCTTTGCTGATGTGCTGGAAAAACATCTATGATTCTCTCAGGTGCGGAAGCCGCGGAGTTCGTGTGAACCGTGGCAAGAACGAGGTGTCCCGTTTCCGCCGCGGTGAGAGCGAGAGCCATTGTCTCAAGGTCTCTCATTTCTCCCACGAGGATCACATCCGGGTCCTGCCTCAGAGCGTACTTCAATCCGTTGTAGAAAGAGTCCGTGTCTGAACCGAGTTCTCTCTGGTGAATCACAGATTTTTTGTTTGTGAAAACGTATTCTATCGGGTCTTCTATCGTTATTATGTGGTGTGGGAAATTTTCGTTGATGTGATCTATCATGGCGGCGAGTGTGGTGGATTTTCCGCTTCCTGTGGGACCAGCCACCAATATCAAGCCGTACTTTCTCTCAACGAATGTTTTCAAGATCTCTGGTAGTCCCAGTTCCTGAAAAGTTCTGATCTTTTTTGGTATCAACCTGAAAGCGAGAGCGGGGTTTTTTCTCTCGTAATAGAGGTTTCCCCTCACCCTTATCGCTTCTGCCACGGTAAAGGAAAAATCCACTTCTTTCGTTTTAGGTGGGAACGGCTGTCCGATCTCAGTGAACAGATCTTTCAGAGCGTTCATTATAGATTCTTTTGTGAGTTTTCCGTACTTTTCCTGAGGTACAAGGTCCCCATCTATACGGTAATAAGGAGGGCAACCCACCGAGATGTGCACATCGGTTGCCCTCAAACCGTACGCTTCTGTGATGATCTTCAGAAAAGAAACTTTCATGTCTTCCACGCTGTCACTTCCTTTCTCCTTTCAAAACAGCCAGACACCTTGGACAAACTCCCGGGAAATCTTCGGAAGTGGAGATCTCCGTTGTGTATTTCCAGCACCTCTGACATTTTTCACCCTCTGCGTGTTTGACGGTCACCTCTACCAGTTCTCCTTTCAATTCTCCCGAAGCGTCCGAAAGGGATACCTTCGATACTATGAAGAGTTCTTCGAGTATGTCTCTGTATTTTTCCAGAAGCGCTTTGATGGTGTCATTTTTGGGTACAAGTACGACCTCAGCGTCGAGAGAGTGACCGATCACATCTTGCTGTCTCTTCTCCTCGAGGGCCTTCAACACGTCTTCTCTTATGGAGAGGAGTTTTTCGAAATCTTCCATGAGCTCTCTATCGATGAACTCTTCT
This window encodes:
- a CDS encoding SufS family cysteine desulfurase, with amino-acid sequence MLSTRLYEDFPTLKMKINGKRIVYLDSAATTLKPKQVVKKLEEFYYNSYANVHRAVHTLAVRATTEFEETREEFAEFLGASPEEIIFTSGTTMAINLAVVSLLRSGILKEDDLVLVSLLEHHANFVPWLRLSKLHGYRIDFIKPSGRFGTLEMDDLLKHRDKNPKVVAITGLSNVTGQRIPVEELRNVFPNSIILLDGAQLIPHEPVKPKEIGVDFLAFSLHKMLGPTGVGVLYGKRELMEQMEPFLYGGEMIDRVSLEDVTFNELPYKFEAGTPNIADIVASREALRYLKETGFDSVHEKIEQLTQMALKEMMKIGGVEIYGPLDERQHGIVSFNVKGIHPHDVAHILDQEFGIAVRSGHHCAQPLMSILKEQSQIDFPNSTCRASFYIYNTEEDVKILVEGVKKVKEWFSR
- a CDS encoding SufD family Fe-S cluster assembly protein, with protein sequence MEKTLVIEHDGEKAVVWETPQIFSENDYDYEVLEKALENTGGPLKEWRKKKYQEYKEWGFPRWKRCNLDGMSLPELSFKWIDLDVDISLLERLDFEGAHRKFVLLGDTFFTDFRVYGDGKHVMRFDGDGIENVLVVVEKEAEIYKLSSTDRFRNTVMRILVKKNASLKFFNLDFFGNFSFDNVFIVLEEGARLVLRDFKAFGYRKTGHILVKLNKSSKADIKSFFYQNGSGITDLLYLMRFEGEDAEGKLKGNGVVDGAGKIVFRGILDVKRGSKNIVAEETEHTLVLSPDARMDAIPSLWVDENDVTASHSASSSSLDEDELFYLMTRGVDEIESKKLIVRGVFNELLDELDESVKGEVEGVVNKIV
- the sufB gene encoding Fe-S cluster assembly protein SufB, with product MMERLIIDDSRFNFVPKVKTAYKAPPGLDEKLIKEISRAKDEPEWMLKHRLESLKVFNEWHNPRFGVDISGLDLGKIVSYIKPDAKKSTSWEEVPEEVKEAFDKLGIPEAERKYLAGVGAQLDSEIVYQNMKKELEKMGVIFLDMESAVREYPDLVKKYFMKLVPITDHKFAALHGAIWSGGTFLYVPAGVKIPMPLQAYFLMSNPGMGQFEHTIIVAEEGSEVTFIEGCSAPRYNIINLHAGMVEIYVKKGAKVKYLTIQNWSKNTYNLNTKRSIVDEEGSMTWVSGSLGSQKTMLYPMTILKGKGARAESMSITYAGPGQHMDTGSKVVHLAPYTSSIVSAKSISLGGGWAFYRGLLKITKEAVKSKASVECAALMLDNRSKSDTVPIIEVETDRADVGHEARIGRIGEDQIFYLMSRGLSEQEAKAMIVKGFVEPVVKELPFEYAVELNKLLELEIEKSIG
- the sufC gene encoding Fe-S cluster assembly ATPase SufC — its product is MLRIVNLHAKLRDEDKEILKGVNLEIEKGEVHVLMGPNGSGKSTLANVIMGNPRYIVTEGDIVFEGNSIKDLPPNERAKLGIMMTFQNPYEVEGVKLSQFLITAHRRIHGEDKNYLELRKELEETAEKLGLDKDFLERYLNVGFSGGEKKRSEILQSLFLRPKLLILDEIDSGLDVDALRLIANLIARLNEEGVTLLIITHYKRLLDHLKRIDKVHVYVDGRIVTSGGPELADEIEEKGYSLEGVR
- a CDS encoding cyclophilin-like fold protein; this translates as MRVELLFESGKCVIDLNEEYEVVKLLKEKIPFESVVNTWGEEIYFSTPVNVQKMENPREVVEIGDVGYWPPGKALCLFFGKTPMSDDKIQPASAVNVIGKIVEGLEDLKKIKDGERVAVRFASS
- the fliE gene encoding flagellar hook-basal body complex protein FliE; protein product: MVDRIEGLGPLSQSGKTQKKNENNFSEALKEALEKVNDIQKKAEKAADDFAQGRISNIHEVIIEAEKASIALRLTVEVRNRIVEAYRDIMRMQI
- the flgC gene encoding flagellar basal body rod protein FlgC, which produces MMSEFEIMNISATGMSAQRLRVEIVSTNIANAETTRTETGEPYRRKVPVFAEYLRRTPNGKIESAGVKVVKIEEDPSPFRLVYDPAHPDADENGYVRMPNVNIVREMVDLINAQRAYDANVAAFNVTKAMVNSALQIGRG
- the flgB gene encoding flagellar basal body rod protein FlgB, which encodes MFNTNFYTLKQAMDVALLRQNVHSLNIANVSTPGYKRKYVAFEELLKESEMKLKLSKTNEKHLIGSKNVVEPRVLVDNTTTMRNDGNNVDIDYEMVQLVKNGLRYQVLTRLMSLNIDRYNAVLRGVR
- the prfA gene encoding peptide chain release factor 1, yielding MKEKKKEIEKLLARPDLTPEQMKNYGMEYAKIEEIENITNRIKETQEFIELLREEGENELEIEKYEKELDQLYQELLLLLSSEVGDKAIVEIRPGAGGEEAALFARDLFRMYTRYAERKGWNLEVAEIHETDLGGIREVVFFVKGKNAYGILKYESGVHRVQRVPVTESGGRIHTSTATVAVLPEIEEKDIEIRPEDLKIETFRASGHGGQYVNKTESAVRITHLPTGIVVSCQNERSQYQNKQTALRILRARLYQLQKEQKEREISQKRKSQIGTGERSEKIRTYNFPQNRVTDHRINYTSYRLQEILDGDLDEIISKLIEHDIENNLEEVLGIGASVEEK
- a CDS encoding type IV pilus twitching motility protein PilT, encoding MEDMKVSFLKIITEAYGLRATDVHISVGCPPYYRIDGDLVPQEKYGKLTKESIMNALKDLFTEIGQPFPPKTKEVDFSFTVAEAIRVRGNLYYERKNPALAFRLIPKKIRTFQELGLPEILKTFVERKYGLILVAGPTGSGKSTTLAAMIDHINENFPHHIITIEDPIEYVFTNKKSVIHQRELGSDTDSFYNGLKYALRQDPDVILVGEMRDLETMALALTAAETGHLVLATVHTNSAASAPERIIDVFPAHQQRQIALQLANTLIAVIYQRLVPKANGIGFTPILEIMVGTPAVRNLIRENKLHQLESLIQAGARHGMVLFDDALVKAALKGEISRESALQFARNQEEVARRLGMKPS